A section of the Triticum dicoccoides isolate Atlit2015 ecotype Zavitan chromosome 7A, WEW_v2.0, whole genome shotgun sequence genome encodes:
- the LOC119332295 gene encoding leucine-rich repeat receptor protein kinase EMS1-like has translation MASKNALLVRLILLLLASVASTSSSSNSGNAETDALMEIKAALDPSGRAPALASWSRGGDPCGRGDYFEGVSCDSRGRVSVVSLQGRRLSGSVSPAVAMLPGLTGLYLHYNELGGAIPRELGDLPDLAELYLGVNNLSGGIPIELGRLHRLQVLQLGYNQLSGSIPTQLGELKKLTVLAVQSNQLTGAIPASLGDLPELTRLDLSSNHLFGSIPSKLAGIPQIATLDLRNNTLSGSVPSGLKKLGHGFKFDNNLELCGSHFDTLKACPNDENVDDQMPHKPESTSIKPQQTPQNTSQNRNCDNGACSRSSTLSSGAVLAGTIIIIAGVAACGLSVFSWHRRQKQKVGCSVESLKGRPSLEQSKETYQKSASSLINVEYSSGWDTSSEGSQHGVRLSPEGSPSVRFNLEEVECATQYFSDINVLGKSTFAATHRGIMRDGSVVAVKSINKSSCKSEEADFLKGLRMLTSLRHENLVGLRGFCRSRARGECFLVYEFMANGSLSRYLDIKDGDAETRILDWPTRVSIISGIAKGIEYLHSSKPSKPPLVHQNISADKVLLDHLLVPRLSGSGVHKLLADDVVFSTLKGSAAMGYLAPEYTTTGRFTDKSDVYAFGVVVFQVLTGKKAVSQHLLRCPVGDAEPGGAAKLDDLVDPRLGARFSRPEAAKLAGIALLCTSEAPGQRPAMATVLQQLGAPQ, from the exons ATGGCCTCCAAGAACGCCCTGCTCGTCCGCCTCATCCTGCTCCTCCTCGCGTCCgtcgcctcgacctcctcctcgtccaactccggCAATGCCGAGACGGACGCGCTGATGGAGATCAAGGCGGCGCTGGACCCGTCGGGGCGCGCGCCGGCGCTGGCGTCGTGGTCCCGCGGCGGGGACCCGTGCGGCCGCGGGGACTACTTCGAGGGCGTCTCCTGCGACTCTCGGGGGAGGGTTTCCGTCGTCTCCCTGCAGGGGAGGCGGCTCTCCGGGAGCGTCTCGCCCGCGGTGGCGATGCTCCCGGGACTCACCGGGCTGTACCTACACTACAACGAGCTGGGCGGGGCGATCCCTCGCGAGCTGGGCGACCTCCCCGACCTCGCGGAGCTCTACCTCGGCGTCAACAACCTGTCCGGGGGCATCCCCATCGAGCTCGGCCGCCTCCATCGCCTCCAAG TGCTGCAGCTGGGCTACAACCAGCTCTCAGGGAGCATCCCAACTCAGCTGGGTGAGCTCAAGAAGCTCACTGTTCTTGCCGTTCAGTCCAACCAACTCACCGGGGCGATACCGGCGTCTCTAGGGGACTTGCCGGAGCTGACACGTCTGGACTTGAGCTCCAATCACCTGTTTGGCTCCATCCCTTCCAAGCTTGCCGGTATCCCACAGATTGCAACATTGGACCTCCGAAACAATACACTTTCAGGAAGTGTTCCTTCTG GTCTGAAGAAATTGGGTCACGGGTTTAAGTTTGACAACAATTTAGAGCTCTGCGGGTCTCATTTTGATACTCTGAAAGCCTGTCCTAACGATGAGAACGTCGATGATCAAATGCCGCATAAACCCGAATCAACCTCCATCAAACCACAGCAAACTCCACAAAATACCAGTCAAAACAGAAATTGCGACAACGGCGCATGCTCGAGGTCATCGACACTCTCTTCGGGAGCTGTTCTTGCCGGAACAATCATTATTATAGCTGGTGTGGCGGCTTGTGGTCTATCTGTCTTCTCGTGGCACCGCCGGCAGAAGCAGAAGGTTGGTTGCTCTGTGGAGAGCTTGAAAGGCAGGCCTAGTTTGGAGCAATCAAAGGAAACATATCAGAAGAGTGCCTCCTCACTTATCAATGTTGAGTATTCCAGTGGCTGGGACACTTCGTCGGAGGGATCACAGCACGGAGTAAGGCTATCGCCGGAGGGGTCCCCGAGTGTGAGGTTCAATCTAGAAGAGGTGGAGTGCGCGACGCAGTACTTCTCGGACATCAATGTGCTTGGCAAGAGCACCTTTGCGGCGACACATAGAGGGATAATGCGGGATGGCTCGGTCGTCGCCGTCAAGAGCATCAACAAGAGCAGCTGTAAGTCGGAGGAGGCCGACTTCTTGAAAGGGCTCCGCATGCTTACATCGCTGCGGCATGAGAACCTTGTTGGCTTAAGGGGTTTCTGCCGCTCCCGTGCTAGAGGGGAGTGCTTCCTCGTCTATGAGTTCATGGCGAACGGTAGCCTTTCCCGGTATTTGGATATCAAGGACGGAGACGCCGAGACGAGGATCCTCGACTGGCCAACTCGGGTCTCCATCATCAGCGGCATTGCCAAAG GAATCGAGTACCTGCACAGCAGCAAACCGAGCAAGCCCCCTCTTGTCCACCAGAACATCTCGGCAGACAAGGTGCTCCTGGACCACCTGTTGGTGCCCCGCCTCTCTGGCTCCGGCGTGCACAAGCTGCTGGCCGACGACGTGGTCTTCTCCACGCTCAAGGGCAGCGCTGCCATGGGTTACCTGGCGCCGGAGTACACGACCACCGGCCGGTTCACGGACAAGAGCGACGTGTACGCTTTCGGGGTGGTCGTGTTCCAGGTGCTCACAGGCAAGAAGGCGGTCTCGCAGCACCTCCTCCGCTGCCCCGTGGGCGACGCGGAGCCCGGCGGTGCCGCCAAGCTCGACGACCTCGTGGACCCCCGCCTCGGGGCCAGGTTCTCGAGGCCCGAGGCTGCGAAGCTGGCCGGGATCGCGCTGCTGTGCACCAGCGAGGCGCCTGGCCAGCGCCCCGCCATGGCCACTGTGCTACAGCAGCTCGGCGCCCCCCAGTAA